The following proteins are encoded in a genomic region of Phaeodactylum tricornutum CCAP 1055/1 chromosome 1, whole genome shotgun sequence:
- the pT-KIF12 gene encoding kinesin family-like protein (Kinesin-related motor protein required for mitotic spindle assembly and chromosome segregation; related to DSK1 of the diatom Cylindrotheca fusiformis) — IPVYIRKRPIFPDELENGDFDVVEKLEDGIVTIYKASMQPDMRTKTVQPFSLAFSHVFDEVASNEDIYKTVVHPLVLEAQAGGKSTLLCFGQTGSGKTYSMTAMERFIAEELFLCNRQEPQCDKAEVVLQCLELSGKLCRDLIGNSEVRVMEQGDNTVHFVNAESVSVSSVEDLMQALAQAKARRTTQSTERNDVSSRSHGVCQISLKTGGRLLLVDCAGTERRHDSLYHDRARQAESAEINASLYALKKCLRARAARDAHVSYRSSLLTRVLRDTLENPNSKLAILATIAPNGTDFEHSFETL; from the coding sequence ATTCCCGTCTACATCCGCAAACGGCCTATCTTCCCTGACGAACTCGAGAATGGTGATTTTGATGTGGTAGAGAAACTGGAGGACGGAATTGTCACCATTTACAAAGCGTCCATGCAGCCCGATATGAGGACTAAAACGGTACAACCATTTTCGCTGGCATTTTCGCATGTATTTGATGAAGTTGCCAGCAATGAGGACATCTACAAAACGGTCGTGCATCCGTTGGTACTGGAAGCCCAAGCCGGTGGCAAGTCCACCTTATTGTGCTTTGGCCAAACAGGATCGGGCAAAACGTACAGCATGACTGCCATGGAACGGTTTATAGCAGAGGAGTTGTTCCTATGCAATCGTCAAGAGCCACAGTGCGACAAAGCAGAAGTAGTTTTACAGTGTTTGGAATTAAGTGGCAAGCTATGCCGAGATTTGATTGGCAATTCGGAGGTTCGTGTTATGGAACAAGGTGATAATACGGTACACTTTGTCAATGCCGAATCGGTGTCAGTAAGCTCGGTGGAGGATTTGATGCAAGCTCTAGCCCAGGCGAAAGCTCGCCGTACGACGCAGTCTACCGAACGCAACGACGTTTCGAGCCGCTCGCATGGTGTTTGTCAAATTTCACTCAAGACAGGAGGCCGTTTGCTGTTGGTGGATTGTGCGGGTACCGAGCGTCGTCACGATAGCCTTTATCATGATCGTGCTCGTCAAGCCGAAAGTGCCGAAATCAACGCAAGTTTGTACGCTCTCAAAAAATGCCTCCGAGCCCGCGCCGCTCGAGATGCCCACGTGTCGTACAGATCTAGTTTACTGACTCGCGTTTTGCGCGATACTTTGGAAAATCCCAACTCCAAGCTGGCAATCTTGGCGACGATTGCGCCAAACGGAACCGATTTCGAGCACTCGTTTGAGACGCTG
- a CDS encoding predicted protein, whose product MAAIIGNSLLVPRRLVLIAMAVSVLLFVLRPVSSFSFRPVGRSYAAAITQSNGLRRSTRGHAVGVSISRRDPDAMPSRLFSSSTDSNKETKASVEEQIKVKGDEIRALKESGADKSTVAPLIDELLALKAKLDPSILEPPKKAPKAQTQPKKQQNQSGKRENDDSDFITAREVDYSKWYNDIVRVTGLAETSPVRGCMVIKPWGMSLWDRVRTELDAKIQAHGAENAYFPLLIPQSFLSKEAEHVDGFAKECAVVTHHRLTTNPDGSGLMVDPEAALEDPLIVRPTSETMIWYMFRKWIVSHRDLPLKINQWANVMRWEMRTRPFLRTSEFLWQEGHTAHATRDGAIADAQAMLDNYATLCEDLLAMPVVRGVKSPSERFAGAEDTYTIEALMQNGWALQSGTSHFLGQSFGKAFNVTFQDENGTQQDVWGTSWGASTRLIGALIMTHSDDAGLVLPPKVAPAQVIIVPIPPKKDDAETKQAMDIAMNQLTASLKAEGLRFKVDDRDFVRSGAKFFEWERKGVPLRIEIGPRDVRNNVCVFKYRAGENADEKQTIPLSEAAASATAGLKSMQQDLLEAAKARLTNGITTDTTYEEMRTFLEADEASEYSGKGLFLVPWKCDAENENKIKEECKATIRCYPLDANKQGLHQGKKCFYSGHDATHMALFGRAF is encoded by the coding sequence ATGGCGGCAATCATTGGCAATTCATTACTTGTACCTCGGCGGCTGGTTCTTATCGCAATGGCTGTCTCGGTTCTATTGTTCGTTCTCCGACCCGTGAGTTCTTTTTCCTTTAGACCCGTGGGACGGTCTTATGCCGCGGCGATTACGCAAAGCAATGGTCTACGACGGAGCACACGGGGGCACGCTGTCGGTGTGTCGATTTCCCGGAGGGACCCCGATGCGATGCCCTCTCGCctcttttcgtcgtcaacgGACAGCAACAAGGAAACAAAGGCGTCAGTAGAAGAGCAGATCAAAGTGAAAGGAGACGAGATTCGAGCGCTCAAGGAATCTGGAGCAGACAAATCAACCGTTGCCCCTTTAATTGACGAATTGCTCGCTCTCAAAGCAAAGCTTGATCCTTCTATTCTCGAACCCCCAAAAAAGGCACCGAAAGCCCAAACGCAGCCAAAAAAGCAACAGAATCAATCCGGTAAGAGGGAGAACGATGATTCTGATTTTATCACTGCTCGTGAAGTGGATTATTCGAAATGGTACAACGATATCGTTCGCGTCACTGGCCTCGCTGAAACTTCACCAGTTCGTGGCTGCATGGTAATCAAGCCGTGGGGCATGTCACTCTGGGACCGTGTTCGTACCGAGCTTGACGCCAAAATTCAAGCACATGGTGCCGAAAATGCTTACTTCCCTTTGCTCATACCCCAATCCTTCCTTTCCAAAGAAGCCGAACATGTTGACGGTTTCGCCAAGGAATGCGCCGTAGTCACCCATCACCGTCTCACGACTAACCCAGACGGCAGCGGTTTAATGGTCGACCCCGAAGCGGCTCTCGAGGACCCCCTCATTGTTCGTCCCACTTCCGAGACCATGATTTGGTACATGTTCCGCAAATGGATCGTCTCCCACCGTGACTTGCCACTCAAAATCAACCAGTGGGCCAACGTAATGCGTTGGGAAATGCGGACCCGACCGTTTCTGCGGACTTCTGAATTTTTGTGGCAGGAGGGACACACAGCCCACGCGACACGGGATGGAGCCATTGCGGATGCCCAAGCTATGCTTGATAACTATGCCACATTGTGCGAAGATTTGCTGGCCATGCCGGTAGTACGCGGTGTGAAGAGTCCATCGGAGCGCTTCGCAGGCGCCGAAGATACGTATACAATTGAAGCCTTGATGCAGAATGGTTGGGCCTTACAGTCCGGGACATCGCACTTTCTGGGGCAGTCTTTTGGTAAGGCCTTTAACGTGACGTTCCAGGACGAGAATGGTACGCAGCAAGATGTGTGGGGGACCAGCTGGGGTGCCTCCACTCGATTAATTGGTGCTCTTATCATGACGCATTCGGATGACGCTGGTTTGGTCTTACCACCGAAAGTAGCTCCAGCTCAGGTTATAATTGTCCCAATCCCTCCAAAAAAGGACGACGCAGAGACGAAACAAGCCATGGATATTGCTATGAATCAATTGACGGCAAGCTTGAAAGCTGAAGGTTTGCGCTTCAAGGTGGACGATCGTGATTTCGTCCGCAGTGGTGCAAAGTTCTTTGAATGGGAACGCAAAGGTGTGCCTCTGCGTATTGAAATTGGACCACGAGACGTTCGCAACAACGTCTGCGTCTTCAAGTACCGTGCGGGTGAGAATGCTGACGAAAAGCAAACGATTCCGCTGTCCGAAGCGGCGGCATCCGCAACGGCCGGCTTGAAAAGTATGCAGCAAGACTTGTTGGAAGCGGCAAAAGCGAGATTGACCAATGGAATTACGACGGACACGACATACGAAGAAATGAGAACGTTTTTGGAAGCCGACGAGGCGTCCGAGTATTCTGGGAAGGGTCTGTTCTTGGTGCCGTGGAAGTGTGACGCCGAGAACGAAAACAAGATCAAAGAGGAATGCAAGGCTACTATTCGATGCTACCCGCTTGACGCAAACAAGCAAGGTTTGCACCAAGGCAAGAAATGTTTCTATAGCGGCCATGACGCAACGCACATGGCACTGTTTGGAAGGGCGTTTTAG
- a CDS encoding predicted protein, whose product MTSSQSRIHAQTVLDEDESSADDGKYPTDYQDIDNVLESFEKEMDALTRPLDQQVSLRERVAQAKAQRISQTTKPTVTTTPISQDNTTTRETPVTTQNRFFSSPPPVETPAHNRFSHLPDLPTTHDATREEISESPFRFVSRSKNSNADRSESSDWKRGVLDYMRNVLDQQEAAMRCLEQEKTDTKAHYQARVRQLEDENQQLRRALDQTQYDRDALRSELDARENYQSLPRRYQSPSPPRDSRYQQRYPSEPIRTPPRSDRNANSFHSPRFSVRRQERDASYYSEPKRPSGMSRFSPGTRFVAELSKMMDLEVGHHAPLSLIVDRELDRQLTKAPSYYESFKY is encoded by the coding sequence ATGACCTCGAGCCAAAGTCGTATCCACGCCCAAACGGTgctggacgaagacgagagtAGTGCGGACGATGGCAAGTATCCTACCGATTACCAAGATATCGACAATGTTTTGGAGTcgttcgaaaaagaaatggacgCTTTGACGCGACCGCTAGATCAGCAGGTTTCATTGCGTGAGCGGGTGGCACAAGCCAAAGCGCAGCGAATCTCACAGACAACCAAACCaacggtgacgacgacacccatTTCACAGGATAACACGACAACGAGGGAGACGCCGGTAACAACGCAGAACCGTTTCTTCTCGTCACCGCCGCCGGTGGAAACTCCAGCGCACAATCGTTTCTCGCACTTGCCGGATCTGCCGACCACACACGATGCGACGCGAGAGGAAATCTCGGAAAGCCCTTTTCGTTTTGTGTCTCGGTCGAAAAATTCCAATGCAGATCGCTCGGAATCATCCGACTGGAAACGAGGCGTGTTGGATTACATGCGTAATGTTCTAGATCAACAAGAAGCCGCGATGCGATGTCTAGAACAGGAAAAGACGGACACGAAGGCCCACTATCAAGCACGCGTCCGCCAACTCGAGGACGAAAACCAACAATTGCGTCGAGCTCTAGATCAAACACAATACGACCGTGACGCACTCCGGAGCGAGCTTGACGCACGCGAGAATTACCAGTCCCTGCCCAGGCGCTATCAGAGTCCCTCACCGCCACGAGATTCCAGGTACCAACAGCGATATCCCTCCGAACCAATCCGAACACCCCCACGCAGTGATCGCAATGCGAACAGCTTCCACTCACCTCGTTTTTCGGTACGGCGTCAAGAACGAGATGCGTCATACTATTCCGAGCCGAAGCGTCCTTCGGGTATGAGCAGGTTTAGTCCGGGTACCAGGTTTGTCGCCGAATTAAGCAAAATGATGGACCTCGAAGTTGGCCACCACGCCCCCTTGTCCCTCATTGTAGATCGCGAGCTGGATCGCCAATTGACGAAGGCCCCTTCCTATTATGAATCATTTAAGTACTAG
- the LPT1 gene encoding 1-acyl-sn-glycerol-3-phosphate acyltransferase (Catalyzes the conversion of Acyl-CoA and 1-acyl-sn-glycerol 3-phosphate (lysophosphatidic acid) to CoA and 1,2-diacyl-sn-glycerol 3-phosphate (phosphatidic acid). Membrane bound.; Lysophosphatidic acid acyltransferase): MRHLRGVLITLILDWVSLSRSLTTHAPYRRTTATRSTCTARQTRGSQLASTTPFDRDQSESFIVPNEDVNPIIRLGKDEQEKIVNGFGLWCAAVSVFTGPLWVAAMSTLQAIYKINADWDPNRALYDKTGKIWSKTWLTLTDSYPTFSGDVDRLKSSQGPCLYVANHASWLDIPVICTVLDPVFKFIAKGELRKVPCIGQQLEGGNHILIDREDRRSQLRTFKDGIGWLKKGVPIMAFPEGMRSRDGKLMDFKGGLFSMAVKTQVPIVPITISHTHAVMPSNALFPVQTGAGKLHVHVHDPIDTTGKTEAELGALVRASFLSTLPLGQHPKPVVPEIEQTAEKDHKTIPITPKVQDTHHLHQQHITPSQTLSHYTAASSTINSSQEVTSKNRTEETTVP, translated from the exons ATGAGGCATTTGAGAGGCGTACTAATTACACTGATTCTAGATTGGGTTTCTTTATCGCGATCGTTGACGACACACGCTCCGTACAGGCGTACCACAGCTACACGTTCCACCTGTACTGCTCGGCAAACCCGGGGATCCCAATTGGCATCCACCACACCTTTCGATCGCGATCAGAGTGAAAGCTTTATTGTTCCCAACGAAGACGTTAACCCGATTATTCGGCTTGGAAAGGATGAGCAGGAAAAAATTGTGAACGGATTTGGCCTTTGGTGCGCAGCTGTTTCCGTCTTTACGGGGCCCTTGTGGGTCGCTGCCATGAGTACACTACAAGCTATTTACAAAATTAACGCCGACTGGGATCCGAATCGAGCACTCTACGACAAAACGGGCAAAATTTGGTCCAAAACCTGGCTCACACTGACAGATTCCTATCCGACCTTTTCCGGCGATGTGGACCGCTTAAAAAGTTCTCAAGGCCCATGTCTATACGTGGCGAATCACGCATCTTGGCTGGACATTCCGGTGATCTGCACCGTTTTAGATCCAGTTTTCAAGTTTATTGCCAAGGGAGAATTGCGCAAAGTGCCATGTATTGGACAACAACTAGAGGGG GGAAATCACATTCTCATCGATCGAGAGGACCGTCGGTCGCAACTGCGCACATTCAAAGATGGTATTGGTTGGCTGAAAAAGGGCGTACCAATCATGGCCTTTCCCGAAGGTATGCGCTCCCGCGATGGAAAACTCATGGATTTCAAAGGAGGGCTCTTTTCGATGGCGGTAAAAACACAGGTGCCCATTGTTCCAATCACGATTTCGCACACGCACGCCGTCATGCCGTCCAACGCCTTGTTTCCCGTGCAAACAGGAGCCGGCAAACTTCACGTACATGTTCACGATCCCATCGACACGACTGGCAAGACCGAAGCCGAACTAGGAGCACTGGTACGGGCATCCTTTTTGTCCACCTTACCGTTGGGACAGCATCCAAAGCCAGTAGTACCAGAAATTGAGCAAACAGCCGAAAAAGACCATAAGACGATTCCGATTACTCCCAAAGTGCAAGATACACACCACCTTCATCAACAGCATATTACACCCAGTCAGACCTTATCGCACTACACAGCAGCCTCTTCTACAATAAATTCCAGCCAGGAAGTTACATCAAAGAATCGGACGGAGGAGACTACTGTACCATAA